From Musa acuminata AAA Group cultivar baxijiao chromosome BXJ3-8, Cavendish_Baxijiao_AAA, whole genome shotgun sequence, one genomic window encodes:
- the LOC135586701 gene encoding acyl-CoA-binding domain-containing protein 4-like isoform X3 codes for MPILWSLYLAFFLYPAHCGCCGGLHFSDVLTLNLETMAWSSLVTTGQKPGSRDSHSTAIVGHKMIVLGGTNGTKKVNDLHILDLRTKEWSQPNCNGTPPSPRESHTATVIGDGKLLIFGGSGEGEANYLNDVHILDLKNMTWTSPEVKGDPPAPRDSHTAIAIGDKLLIYGGDCGDRYHGEVDVLNMETMTWSRLAVKGSSPGVRAGHAAVNIGTKVYVIGGVGDKQYYSDVWVLDVGICSWVQLEIRGQQPQGRFSHTAVVTNNDIAIYGGCGEDERPLNEFIILQLGSEHPNGRYNISMCKIFGSHWIQEKRKFFRTENLQTAVVPKNGEQSRRSSEVEVEPRNSMALEHMNVKRRKTNDARVSENESEPEEHSLSLSQHSSPSQSDQEQNIVQKLSTSANDSILPQQFARVKLYNHREPVKNVQRSTKDTHFLGGESPRQPKAEQFLRAVPPLRQECVLLGAEPKPQLRPCFSPLIGAEVHGTVDGAFDSGYLMTANVNGQILRGVLFSPGPAVAAPRPAINSQGLTCATAIFQHSPSPHAIPVHVRPPRQPISGVLPEYGHHLKQTPQVQVVKAQPVKFKGDMQDVVLTLGGPGGGGLS; via the exons ATGCCCATTTTGTGGAGCTTGTACTTGGCATTTTTCTTGTATCCTGCTCATTGT GGATGCTGCGGGGGATTGCATTTTAGTGACGTCCTCACACTTAATCTTGAAACCATGGCCTGGAGCTCCCTCGTTACCACAGGTCAGAAGCCTGGCAGCCGAGACAGTCACAGTACTGCAATTGTGGGACACAAGATGATTGTACTAGGAGGCACCAATGGCACAAAGAAGGTCAATGATCTCCACATATTAGATCTGAGGACAAAAGAGTGGAGTCAGCCTAATTGCAACGGAACGCCGCCTTCACCGCGTGAAAGTCACACTGCCACGGTCATAGGAGATGGCAAACTATTGATATTTGGTGGTAGTGGAGAAGGGGAAGCAAATTACTTGAATGATGTTCATATACTAGATTTAAAGAACATGACATGGACTTCTCCAGAGGTAAAGGGAGACCCTCCTGCACCAAGGGATAGCCACACTGCGATAGCTATCGGAGACAAGCTTCTCATATATGGTGGAGACTGCGGCGATCGGTACCATGGGGAAGTCGACGTGCTCAACATGGAGACCATGACTTGGTCAAGG TTGGCAGTTAAAGGATCATCTCCTGGAGTCAGAGCAGGTCATGCTGCTGTGAACATAGGGACCAAG GTTTATGTCATAGGTGGAGTTGGTGATAAGCAATATTACAGTGATGTTTGGGTTCTCGATGTTGGGATATGCTCATGGGTTCAGCTTGAGATACGGGGTCAGCAACCACAAGGGAGGTTTTCGCACACTGCTGTAGTTACCAACAATGACATTGCCATATATGGAGG ATGCGGGGAGGATGAGCGGCCTCTAAATGAGTTTATCATTCTGCAGTTGGGATCCGAGCATCCCAATGGGCGGTATAACATCTCCATGTGCAAAATTTTTGGCAGCCACTGGATTCAAGAGAAGCGAAAATTTTTTAGGACAGAAAATTTG CAAACTGCTGTGGTTCCAAAAAATGGGGAACAGAGTCGTAGATCCAGTGAAGTGGAAGTAGAACCAAGGAACTCAATGGCATTGG AACATATGAATGTTAAAAGGAGGAAAACCAATGATGCAAGAGTGTCAGAGAATGAATCAGAGCcggaagaacattctctttcgctCTCCCAACATTCGTCTCCATCGCAATCTGACCAAGAGCAGAATATAGTTCAGAAGCTGTCGACTTCTGCTAATGACTCCATTTTGCCTCAACAATTTGCTCGGGTGAAGCTATATAATCATAGGGAACCAGTAAAAAATGTTCAAAGGAGTACCAAGGATACACACTTCTTGGGTGGTGAATCTCCTAGGCAGCCAAAGGCCGAGCAGTTCCTTCGTGCCGTGCCACCACTTAGGCAAGAGTGTGTATTACTAGGAGCAGAACCGAAGCCTCAACTTAGACCTTGTTTCTCTCCCTTG ATTGGAGCTGAAGTTCATGGAACTGTGGATGGAGCTTTTGACTCCGGGTACCTCATGACCGCTAATGTTAATGGTCAAATTCTCAGAGGTGTCTTGTTCAGTCCG GGTCCAGCTGTTGCAGCTCCGAGGCCTGCGATAAATTCACAGGGTTTGACTTGCGCCACTGCAATTTTCCAGCATTCTCCAAGTCCACATGCCATACCTGTTCATGTCAGGCCACCACGGCAGCCGATCTCTGGTGTGCTACCTGAATATGGTCATCATTTGAAGCAAACTCCGCAAGTGCAAGTGGTTAAAGCCCAGCCAGTGAAGTTCAAAGGTGATATGCAAGATGTAGTCCTCACACTGGGAGGACCAGGTGGAGGTGGTCTGTCTTAA
- the LOC135586701 gene encoding uncharacterized protein LOC135586701 isoform X1 has product MGSLGMEVVKGRKAMWLYPRVTGFNPPERWGHSACFFEGVVYIFGGCCGGLHFSDVLTLNLETMAWSSLVTTGQKPGSRDSHSTAIVGHKMIVLGGTNGTKKVNDLHILDLRTKEWSQPNCNGTPPSPRESHTATVIGDGKLLIFGGSGEGEANYLNDVHILDLKNMTWTSPEVKGDPPAPRDSHTAIAIGDKLLIYGGDCGDRYHGEVDVLNMETMTWSRLAVKGSSPGVRAGHAAVNIGTKVYVIGGVGDKQYYSDVWVLDVGICSWVQLEIRGQQPQGRFSHTAVVTNNDIAIYGGCGEDERPLNEFIILQLGSEHPNGRYNISMCKIFGSHWIQEKRKFFRTENLQTAVVPKNGEQSRRSSEVEVEPRNSMALEHMNVKRRKTNDARVSENESEPEEHSLSLSQHSSPSQSDQEQNIVQKLSTSANDSILPQQFARVKLYNHREPVKNVQRSTKDTHFLGGESPRQPKAEQFLRAVPPLRQECVLLGAEPKPQLRPCFSPLIGAEVHGTVDGAFDSGYLMTANVNGQILRGVLFSPGPAVAAPRPAINSQGLTCATAIFQHSPSPHAIPVHVRPPRQPISGVLPEYGHHLKQTPQVQVVKAQPVKFKGDMQDVVLTLGGPGGGGLS; this is encoded by the exons ATGGGATCGTTGGGTATGGAGGTGGTGAAGGGGAGGAAGGCCATGTGGCTCTACCCGAGGGTGACCGGCTTCAACCCCCCTGAGAGATGGGGGCACTCGGCTTGCTTCTTCGAAGGGGTTGTGTACATTTTTGGA GGATGCTGCGGGGGATTGCATTTTAGTGACGTCCTCACACTTAATCTTGAAACCATGGCCTGGAGCTCCCTCGTTACCACAGGTCAGAAGCCTGGCAGCCGAGACAGTCACAGTACTGCAATTGTGGGACACAAGATGATTGTACTAGGAGGCACCAATGGCACAAAGAAGGTCAATGATCTCCACATATTAGATCTGAGGACAAAAGAGTGGAGTCAGCCTAATTGCAACGGAACGCCGCCTTCACCGCGTGAAAGTCACACTGCCACGGTCATAGGAGATGGCAAACTATTGATATTTGGTGGTAGTGGAGAAGGGGAAGCAAATTACTTGAATGATGTTCATATACTAGATTTAAAGAACATGACATGGACTTCTCCAGAGGTAAAGGGAGACCCTCCTGCACCAAGGGATAGCCACACTGCGATAGCTATCGGAGACAAGCTTCTCATATATGGTGGAGACTGCGGCGATCGGTACCATGGGGAAGTCGACGTGCTCAACATGGAGACCATGACTTGGTCAAGG TTGGCAGTTAAAGGATCATCTCCTGGAGTCAGAGCAGGTCATGCTGCTGTGAACATAGGGACCAAG GTTTATGTCATAGGTGGAGTTGGTGATAAGCAATATTACAGTGATGTTTGGGTTCTCGATGTTGGGATATGCTCATGGGTTCAGCTTGAGATACGGGGTCAGCAACCACAAGGGAGGTTTTCGCACACTGCTGTAGTTACCAACAATGACATTGCCATATATGGAGG ATGCGGGGAGGATGAGCGGCCTCTAAATGAGTTTATCATTCTGCAGTTGGGATCCGAGCATCCCAATGGGCGGTATAACATCTCCATGTGCAAAATTTTTGGCAGCCACTGGATTCAAGAGAAGCGAAAATTTTTTAGGACAGAAAATTTG CAAACTGCTGTGGTTCCAAAAAATGGGGAACAGAGTCGTAGATCCAGTGAAGTGGAAGTAGAACCAAGGAACTCAATGGCATTGG AACATATGAATGTTAAAAGGAGGAAAACCAATGATGCAAGAGTGTCAGAGAATGAATCAGAGCcggaagaacattctctttcgctCTCCCAACATTCGTCTCCATCGCAATCTGACCAAGAGCAGAATATAGTTCAGAAGCTGTCGACTTCTGCTAATGACTCCATTTTGCCTCAACAATTTGCTCGGGTGAAGCTATATAATCATAGGGAACCAGTAAAAAATGTTCAAAGGAGTACCAAGGATACACACTTCTTGGGTGGTGAATCTCCTAGGCAGCCAAAGGCCGAGCAGTTCCTTCGTGCCGTGCCACCACTTAGGCAAGAGTGTGTATTACTAGGAGCAGAACCGAAGCCTCAACTTAGACCTTGTTTCTCTCCCTTG ATTGGAGCTGAAGTTCATGGAACTGTGGATGGAGCTTTTGACTCCGGGTACCTCATGACCGCTAATGTTAATGGTCAAATTCTCAGAGGTGTCTTGTTCAGTCCG GGTCCAGCTGTTGCAGCTCCGAGGCCTGCGATAAATTCACAGGGTTTGACTTGCGCCACTGCAATTTTCCAGCATTCTCCAAGTCCACATGCCATACCTGTTCATGTCAGGCCACCACGGCAGCCGATCTCTGGTGTGCTACCTGAATATGGTCATCATTTGAAGCAAACTCCGCAAGTGCAAGTGGTTAAAGCCCAGCCAGTGAAGTTCAAAGGTGATATGCAAGATGTAGTCCTCACACTGGGAGGACCAGGTGGAGGTGGTCTGTCTTAA
- the LOC103996457 gene encoding uncharacterized protein LOC103996457 isoform X1, producing the protein MTSLTRSQFPVLEFLGEKSKKEKKREGFRFFSLKFDVVLTLWFDGYQIVYMHGFLKLHRLQKAFIVDALNSLDLMRPDRSTVQGQVATPVGVALSLEEAKQDIAALGWQECPLGSIITVGTAADAVEAAVPVSVSTSLSHSKPSSAAGGSAQHKSSGKKKRKRTSAAVASQPSLPPQM; encoded by the exons ATGACCAGCTTAACCAG ATCCCAGTTTCCCGTACTAGAATTCCTTGGGGAGAAGagcaagaaggagaagaaaagagagGGTTTTAGGTTTTTTTCTTTGAAATTTGATGTCGTCCTTACTCTGTGGTTTGATGGTTATCAGATCGTCTACATGCATGGATTCCTGAAGCTGCACCGATTGCAAAAG GCGTTCATCGTGGACGCTCTCAACTCGCTGGACCTGATGCGCCCGGACAGGTCGACCGTGCAGGGCCAGGTGGCGACGCCGGTGGGCGTGGCGCTGTCACTGGAGGAGGCGAAGCAGGACATTGCGGCGCTCGGGTGGCAGGAGTGTCCATTGGGGTCTATCATCACGGTCGGGACAGCCGCAGATGCAGTGGAGGCTGCAGTGCCCGTGTCCGTCTCCACCAGTCTCAGTCACTCGAAGCCATCGTCCGCTGCAGGAGGCAGCGCTCAGCACAAGAGTAGTggcaagaagaagaggaaacggaCGTCGGCTGCTGTGGCTTCACAGCCTTCGCTGCCACCACAAATGTAA
- the LOC135586701 gene encoding acyl-CoA-binding domain-containing protein 4-like isoform X2 → MIAQVVAAVTICYCFILGLRSVFMIFVWGCCGGLHFSDVLTLNLETMAWSSLVTTGQKPGSRDSHSTAIVGHKMIVLGGTNGTKKVNDLHILDLRTKEWSQPNCNGTPPSPRESHTATVIGDGKLLIFGGSGEGEANYLNDVHILDLKNMTWTSPEVKGDPPAPRDSHTAIAIGDKLLIYGGDCGDRYHGEVDVLNMETMTWSRLAVKGSSPGVRAGHAAVNIGTKVYVIGGVGDKQYYSDVWVLDVGICSWVQLEIRGQQPQGRFSHTAVVTNNDIAIYGGCGEDERPLNEFIILQLGSEHPNGRYNISMCKIFGSHWIQEKRKFFRTENLQTAVVPKNGEQSRRSSEVEVEPRNSMALEHMNVKRRKTNDARVSENESEPEEHSLSLSQHSSPSQSDQEQNIVQKLSTSANDSILPQQFARVKLYNHREPVKNVQRSTKDTHFLGGESPRQPKAEQFLRAVPPLRQECVLLGAEPKPQLRPCFSPLIGAEVHGTVDGAFDSGYLMTANVNGQILRGVLFSPGPAVAAPRPAINSQGLTCATAIFQHSPSPHAIPVHVRPPRQPISGVLPEYGHHLKQTPQVQVVKAQPVKFKGDMQDVVLTLGGPGGGGLS, encoded by the exons ATGATAGCACAGGTTGTAGCAGCTGTTACCATCTGCTATTGTTTTATCCTGGGATTGCGCTCCGTCTTCATGATATTTGTTTGG GGATGCTGCGGGGGATTGCATTTTAGTGACGTCCTCACACTTAATCTTGAAACCATGGCCTGGAGCTCCCTCGTTACCACAGGTCAGAAGCCTGGCAGCCGAGACAGTCACAGTACTGCAATTGTGGGACACAAGATGATTGTACTAGGAGGCACCAATGGCACAAAGAAGGTCAATGATCTCCACATATTAGATCTGAGGACAAAAGAGTGGAGTCAGCCTAATTGCAACGGAACGCCGCCTTCACCGCGTGAAAGTCACACTGCCACGGTCATAGGAGATGGCAAACTATTGATATTTGGTGGTAGTGGAGAAGGGGAAGCAAATTACTTGAATGATGTTCATATACTAGATTTAAAGAACATGACATGGACTTCTCCAGAGGTAAAGGGAGACCCTCCTGCACCAAGGGATAGCCACACTGCGATAGCTATCGGAGACAAGCTTCTCATATATGGTGGAGACTGCGGCGATCGGTACCATGGGGAAGTCGACGTGCTCAACATGGAGACCATGACTTGGTCAAGG TTGGCAGTTAAAGGATCATCTCCTGGAGTCAGAGCAGGTCATGCTGCTGTGAACATAGGGACCAAG GTTTATGTCATAGGTGGAGTTGGTGATAAGCAATATTACAGTGATGTTTGGGTTCTCGATGTTGGGATATGCTCATGGGTTCAGCTTGAGATACGGGGTCAGCAACCACAAGGGAGGTTTTCGCACACTGCTGTAGTTACCAACAATGACATTGCCATATATGGAGG ATGCGGGGAGGATGAGCGGCCTCTAAATGAGTTTATCATTCTGCAGTTGGGATCCGAGCATCCCAATGGGCGGTATAACATCTCCATGTGCAAAATTTTTGGCAGCCACTGGATTCAAGAGAAGCGAAAATTTTTTAGGACAGAAAATTTG CAAACTGCTGTGGTTCCAAAAAATGGGGAACAGAGTCGTAGATCCAGTGAAGTGGAAGTAGAACCAAGGAACTCAATGGCATTGG AACATATGAATGTTAAAAGGAGGAAAACCAATGATGCAAGAGTGTCAGAGAATGAATCAGAGCcggaagaacattctctttcgctCTCCCAACATTCGTCTCCATCGCAATCTGACCAAGAGCAGAATATAGTTCAGAAGCTGTCGACTTCTGCTAATGACTCCATTTTGCCTCAACAATTTGCTCGGGTGAAGCTATATAATCATAGGGAACCAGTAAAAAATGTTCAAAGGAGTACCAAGGATACACACTTCTTGGGTGGTGAATCTCCTAGGCAGCCAAAGGCCGAGCAGTTCCTTCGTGCCGTGCCACCACTTAGGCAAGAGTGTGTATTACTAGGAGCAGAACCGAAGCCTCAACTTAGACCTTGTTTCTCTCCCTTG ATTGGAGCTGAAGTTCATGGAACTGTGGATGGAGCTTTTGACTCCGGGTACCTCATGACCGCTAATGTTAATGGTCAAATTCTCAGAGGTGTCTTGTTCAGTCCG GGTCCAGCTGTTGCAGCTCCGAGGCCTGCGATAAATTCACAGGGTTTGACTTGCGCCACTGCAATTTTCCAGCATTCTCCAAGTCCACATGCCATACCTGTTCATGTCAGGCCACCACGGCAGCCGATCTCTGGTGTGCTACCTGAATATGGTCATCATTTGAAGCAAACTCCGCAAGTGCAAGTGGTTAAAGCCCAGCCAGTGAAGTTCAAAGGTGATATGCAAGATGTAGTCCTCACACTGGGAGGACCAGGTGGAGGTGGTCTGTCTTAA
- the LOC103996457 gene encoding uncharacterized protein LOC103996457 isoform X2, translated as MKGDKAASQLTLEEYAGFFRNSHLRHHLSHDQLNQIVYMHGFLKLHRLQKAFIVDALNSLDLMRPDRSTVQGQVATPVGVALSLEEAKQDIAALGWQECPLGSIITVGTAADAVEAAVPVSVSTSLSHSKPSSAAGGSAQHKSSGKKKRKRTSAAVASQPSLPPQM; from the exons ATGAAAGGAGACAAGGCGGCGAGCCAGCTGACCCTGGAAGAGTACGCCGGATTCTTCCGCAACTCCCACCTCCGCCACCACCTCTCCCATGACCAGCTTAACCAG ATCGTCTACATGCATGGATTCCTGAAGCTGCACCGATTGCAAAAG GCGTTCATCGTGGACGCTCTCAACTCGCTGGACCTGATGCGCCCGGACAGGTCGACCGTGCAGGGCCAGGTGGCGACGCCGGTGGGCGTGGCGCTGTCACTGGAGGAGGCGAAGCAGGACATTGCGGCGCTCGGGTGGCAGGAGTGTCCATTGGGGTCTATCATCACGGTCGGGACAGCCGCAGATGCAGTGGAGGCTGCAGTGCCCGTGTCCGTCTCCACCAGTCTCAGTCACTCGAAGCCATCGTCCGCTGCAGGAGGCAGCGCTCAGCACAAGAGTAGTggcaagaagaagaggaaacggaCGTCGGCTGCTGTGGCTTCACAGCCTTCGCTGCCACCACAAATGTAA